The bacterium genomic sequence TCAACTGACCTATATGTAACTGATGATTATATTTATATAGTTTTTCTTCCAAATCTTTAATCTCTAAATCTATCTCTTCTGCAGTAGATTCACGCCATTTTTTTATATCTTCTTTTTTCATTTTAATATCTCGCAATTATATCGTATATCTTTTTACTATCTTTGTCTTATTAGGGAATT encodes the following:
- the rpmC gene encoding 50S ribosomal protein L29 — encoded protein: MKKEDIKKWRESTAEEIDLEIKDLEEKLYKYNHQLHIGQLKNFSVIKKAKRDIGVLHTLKNEKHLSGAKNGVKTSKES